In the genome of Pseudomonas putida, one region contains:
- the trbF gene encoding conjugal transfer protein TrbF yields MRFKRPQVRYADTPQPATPYQAAAQVWDDRIGSARVQAKNWRLMAFGCLVLALLMAGGLVWRSAQSIVTPYVIEVDQAGQVRAVGEAATPYRPGDAQIAHHLARFVTLVRSLSIDPIVVRQNWLDAYDYTTDKGAAVLNDYARTNDPFARIGKESVTVQITSVVRASDTSFNVRWTEQRYVNGAPAGTERWNAVLSTVLQTPRTEQRLLKNPLGIYVNGLSWSRELDSSEGAKP; encoded by the coding sequence ATGCGATTCAAACGACCGCAGGTGCGCTACGCCGATACGCCGCAGCCTGCCACCCCGTATCAAGCCGCCGCCCAGGTGTGGGACGACCGTATCGGCTCCGCCCGCGTGCAGGCGAAGAATTGGCGCCTGATGGCCTTCGGCTGCCTAGTGCTCGCGCTGTTGATGGCCGGCGGCCTGGTGTGGCGCTCGGCGCAGTCCATCGTGACGCCCTATGTCATCGAGGTCGATCAAGCCGGGCAGGTGCGCGCCGTGGGAGAGGCCGCCACGCCGTACCGGCCCGGCGACGCGCAGATCGCGCACCACCTGGCGCGCTTCGTGACGCTGGTTCGCTCGCTGTCCATCGACCCCATCGTGGTGCGGCAGAACTGGCTCGATGCCTACGACTACACCACCGACAAGGGCGCGGCGGTGCTCAACGACTACGCCCGCACCAATGACCCATTCGCCCGCATCGGCAAGGAATCGGTAACGGTGCAAATCACCAGCGTGGTTCGCGCGAGCGACACGTCTTTCAACGTGCGCTGGACAGAGCAGCGCTATGTCAACGGTGCGCCCGCCGGCACCGAACGCTGGAACGCCGTGCTTTCGACCGTCCTGCAAACCCCGCGTACTGAACAGCGCCTGCTCAAGAACCCATTGGGTATCTACGTCAACGGCCTGTCATGGAGCCGCGAACTGGATTCTTCCGAAGGAGCCAAACCATGA
- the trbL gene encoding P-type conjugative transfer protein TrbL → MNDVTIIDRFLDTFSRYIDSGFGLLQGEVAFLTATLIVIDMTIAGLYWAMSHATGQGDDVIAKLLRKVLCVGAFAYIIGNFNWLASIVFRSFAGLGITATGSAITMENFLQPGRLAKTGIDAAAPILEQIGDMAGFPEVFVNIDPIVVLFIAWLVVILCFFVLAVQLFITLIEFKLTTLAGFVLIPFALWNKTSFLAEKVLGNVVSSGIKVLVLAVIVGIGSGLFAEFQVHPDEPSIDHALVVMLASLALLALGIFGPGIATGLVSGAPQLGAGAMAGAAVGAVGTGVAIGAAVTGVGGAVMAGARMAPAAAKLAGAGARAATSAAGSARSAFQAGSAAAGGGAKGAAAGLGNVAKTGAQAAGRSVTSGASAVGQKVADSFRAGWNGTEAGSDGAGPGQTADGTAGSQKQQQPAWAKRMHRRQQATHAATTAAHTLRGGDGGGSGQGPSLRDSDT, encoded by the coding sequence ATGAACGACGTGACCATCATCGACCGTTTCCTCGATACGTTCTCGCGCTACATCGACTCGGGCTTCGGCTTATTGCAGGGCGAAGTGGCATTTCTCACCGCCACGCTCATCGTCATCGACATGACGATCGCTGGCCTGTATTGGGCCATGAGCCACGCCACCGGCCAGGGCGACGACGTGATCGCCAAGCTGCTGCGCAAGGTGCTCTGTGTCGGCGCGTTCGCCTACATCATCGGCAACTTCAACTGGCTGGCGAGCATCGTGTTCCGCTCGTTCGCCGGCTTGGGAATTACCGCTACCGGCTCGGCCATCACGATGGAGAACTTCCTTCAGCCGGGCCGGCTGGCGAAGACCGGCATCGACGCAGCCGCGCCGATTCTGGAACAGATCGGGGACATGGCTGGGTTCCCCGAGGTGTTCGTGAACATCGACCCTATCGTGGTTCTGTTCATCGCCTGGCTGGTGGTGATCCTCTGCTTCTTCGTGCTGGCCGTACAGCTTTTCATCACGCTGATCGAGTTCAAACTGACTACGCTCGCCGGCTTCGTCTTGATCCCGTTTGCACTCTGGAACAAGACCTCGTTCCTCGCGGAAAAGGTGCTAGGCAACGTGGTGTCGTCAGGCATCAAGGTCTTGGTGCTGGCCGTCATCGTCGGCATCGGTTCAGGCCTGTTCGCCGAGTTCCAGGTGCATCCCGACGAACCATCCATCGACCACGCGCTGGTCGTGATGCTGGCCTCGCTCGCGCTGCTGGCGCTGGGCATTTTCGGCCCCGGTATCGCCACCGGCCTGGTGTCCGGTGCGCCACAGCTTGGTGCGGGCGCGATGGCTGGTGCTGCGGTCGGGGCTGTCGGCACCGGCGTTGCCATCGGCGCCGCCGTAACGGGCGTGGGCGGCGCCGTCATGGCCGGGGCACGAATGGCCCCGGCGGCCGCAAAGCTGGCCGGTGCCGGTGCGCGTGCCGCGACTTCGGCGGCCGGCAGTGCCCGATCGGCGTTCCAGGCCGGTTCCGCTGCGGCCGGCGGCGGTGCCAAGGGCGCGGCGGCTGGCCTCGGCAATGTCGCCAAGACTGGCGCACAAGCCGCAGGCCGCAGCGTCACCTCTGGTGCTTCCGCTGTTGGGCAGAAGGTGGCCGACTCCTTCCGCGCTGGCTGGAACGGCACAGAAGCCGGCAGCGACGGTGCTGGCCCCGGCCAGACCGCAGACGGCACCGCAGGCTCGCAGAAGCAACAGCAACCGGCCTGGGCCAAGCGGATGCACCGCCGCCAGCAGGCTACCCATGCCGCGACCACTGCCGCCCACACGCTGCGCGGCGGCGACGGCGGCGGCTCCGGGCAAGGCCCGAGCCTGCGGGATTCCGATACCTAA
- the trbJ gene encoding P-type conjugative transfer protein TrbJ, with amino-acid sequence MKTKPRLLSVSLAAVLSVSLLAVQPASALTVFDPSNFVQNTLTAVRTLEQINNQINQLQNEAQMLMNQARNLANLDFNIVNRLRSTLATTERLIAEARGLAYDVQSMDATFARLYPEQYAATISGDRMAQDARERWQNTLNGLHTAMRMQAQVSQNLAQDESALADLVSQSQSATGALQAMQATNQLLALQAKQSIQAQQLQITQDRAASLELARQAAAMERAREVRRRFLGTGTPYTPQSVNFYNN; translated from the coding sequence ATGAAGACCAAGCCCCGTTTGCTCTCTGTCTCACTCGCTGCCGTGCTGTCGGTATCGCTGCTGGCCGTGCAGCCCGCATCCGCGCTGACGGTGTTCGACCCGTCCAACTTCGTGCAGAACACGCTGACCGCCGTGCGCACGCTGGAACAGATCAACAACCAGATCAACCAGCTTCAGAACGAGGCGCAGATGTTGATGAACCAGGCCAGGAACCTGGCAAATCTCGACTTCAACATCGTCAACCGCCTGCGCTCGACGCTCGCCACCACCGAGCGCCTGATCGCCGAGGCGCGCGGCTTGGCCTACGACGTGCAGAGCATGGATGCCACGTTCGCCCGCCTGTACCCGGAACAGTACGCCGCCACCATCAGCGGCGACCGCATGGCACAGGACGCCCGCGAACGCTGGCAGAACACCTTGAACGGCTTGCACACCGCGATGCGGATGCAGGCGCAGGTGTCGCAGAACCTCGCCCAAGACGAAAGCGCGCTGGCCGATCTCGTGAGCCAGAGCCAGTCGGCCACCGGCGCGCTGCAAGCGATGCAGGCGACGAACCAGCTCCTGGCTTTGCAGGCCAAGCAGTCGATCCAGGCGCAGCAGCTCCAGATCACGCAAGACCGGGCCGCTTCACTGGAACTGGCGCGGCAAGCGGCGGCTATGGAGCGCGCCCGCGAAGTGCGGCGGCGCTTTCTGGGCACCGGCACGCCGTACACGCCGCAGTCCGTCAACTTCTATAACAACTGA
- the trbE gene encoding conjugal transfer protein TrbE translates to MLNLAEYRQRPALLADWLPWAGLVAPGVVLNKDGSFQRTFQFRGPDLDSATQGELIATSARQNNALRRTGSGWAFYIEAERMRASSYPQSSFPEPLSWLVDEERRAAFEESDGHFESVYHFTLQHLPPQESRARAAGMLYENRPTEGVDWRGRLDSFVAETDRVFDLLDGVMPEIAWLDDSQTLTYLHATVSTRRYRVGVPDVPFHIDALLADAALVGGLAPMLGDQHLRVVSVRGFPTSTWPGILDDLNRLGFAYRWSTRFLCLDKAEAERELGRLRRQWFAKRKNVIALLRETIFQQESPLVDTDASNKAADADAALQELGSDQVAFGYLTATVTVLDADPAVADEKLRMVERVIQGRGFVTIPETLNAVDAWLSSVPGNAYANVRQPIVSTLNLAHMMPMSAVWAGPEKNEHLDGPPLIVTRTDGATPFRLVTHIGDVGHTLVAGPTGMGKSVLLAILAMQFRRYFGSRIFAFDMGRSMRATILGLGGEHYDLGADGGIAFQPLARIAHEGYRTWAAEWVEGRLLHEGVTVGPDEKAAIWSALRSLAGAPVEQRTMTGLSVLLQSNALRQALAPYVLGGAHGKLLDADHDRLGMADVQGFEMEELMHSPAAVQAVLRYLFARFDERFDGAPTLLILDEAWLFLDEPSFAARIRQWLKTLRKKNVSVIFATQSLADIKDSTIAPAIIESCASRIFLPNPQATEPQIRTIYEGFGLNSRQIEIVATAQPKRDYYYQSRLGNRLFDLDLGPVALAFAGASTPQDQRDIDRVLTQAGAPGFAGAWLRHRGLGWAADLLPSAPAAASFLASQPLEVSP, encoded by the coding sequence ATGCTGAACCTTGCCGAATATCGTCAGCGCCCGGCCTTGCTTGCCGACTGGCTGCCCTGGGCCGGGCTGGTCGCGCCGGGCGTTGTGCTGAACAAAGATGGTTCGTTTCAACGCACGTTCCAGTTTCGCGGCCCCGACTTGGACAGTGCGACACAGGGCGAGCTGATTGCCACGTCGGCGCGGCAGAACAACGCGCTTCGCCGTACCGGGTCTGGCTGGGCCTTCTATATCGAGGCCGAGCGGATGCGGGCATCGAGCTATCCGCAATCCTCCTTTCCCGAACCACTGTCCTGGCTGGTGGATGAGGAGCGACGCGCGGCGTTCGAGGAGTCGGATGGCCATTTCGAGAGCGTCTATCACTTCACGTTGCAACACCTACCGCCGCAAGAGTCTCGCGCCCGTGCGGCTGGGATGCTGTACGAGAACCGGCCCACTGAGGGTGTGGACTGGCGTGGTCGGCTTGATTCCTTCGTGGCAGAGACCGATCGCGTGTTCGACCTGCTCGATGGTGTGATGCCGGAGATTGCCTGGCTGGACGATAGCCAGACGCTGACCTACCTGCATGCCACAGTCTCCACGCGGCGCTATCGCGTCGGCGTGCCCGACGTGCCGTTCCATATCGACGCACTGCTGGCCGATGCCGCGCTGGTCGGCGGCCTGGCGCCCATGCTGGGCGATCAGCACCTGCGCGTGGTGTCGGTACGAGGCTTCCCGACCTCGACCTGGCCGGGGATCTTGGACGACCTCAACCGCCTGGGCTTTGCGTATCGCTGGAGTACGCGCTTCCTGTGCCTGGACAAAGCCGAGGCGGAACGGGAATTGGGGCGCTTGCGGCGCCAATGGTTCGCCAAGCGCAAGAACGTCATCGCGCTGCTGCGCGAAACGATCTTTCAGCAGGAAAGCCCGCTGGTCGATACCGATGCCAGCAACAAGGCCGCCGACGCCGATGCCGCCTTGCAGGAGCTGGGCAGCGATCAAGTCGCCTTCGGCTACCTCACCGCCACGGTGACGGTGCTCGACGCCGACCCGGCCGTGGCCGACGAGAAGCTGCGCATGGTGGAGCGCGTCATCCAGGGCCGGGGTTTCGTGACCATCCCCGAAACCCTCAACGCAGTCGATGCCTGGCTGTCGTCCGTCCCCGGCAACGCATACGCGAACGTGCGTCAGCCCATCGTTTCGACGCTGAACCTGGCGCACATGATGCCGATGTCAGCGGTATGGGCTGGGCCGGAGAAGAACGAACACCTCGATGGCCCGCCGCTGATCGTCACCCGCACCGATGGCGCGACGCCGTTCCGGCTGGTGACGCACATCGGCGACGTGGGGCACACCCTTGTCGCCGGGCCGACCGGCATGGGCAAGTCGGTGCTGCTCGCCATATTGGCCATGCAGTTCCGGCGCTACTTCGGCTCGCGGATCTTCGCCTTCGACATGGGGCGCTCGATGCGCGCCACCATCCTCGGCCTTGGCGGTGAGCACTACGACCTCGGTGCCGATGGCGGCATCGCCTTCCAGCCACTCGCGCGAATAGCCCACGAGGGCTACCGCACCTGGGCCGCCGAATGGGTGGAGGGCCGGCTGCTGCACGAAGGCGTGACGGTCGGCCCGGACGAGAAGGCTGCCATTTGGTCGGCGCTGCGAAGCCTTGCCGGTGCGCCAGTGGAGCAGCGCACCATGACCGGCTTGTCGGTGTTATTGCAGTCCAACGCGCTGCGCCAAGCGCTCGCGCCCTATGTGTTGGGCGGCGCCCACGGCAAGCTGCTGGACGCTGACCACGACCGGCTGGGCATGGCCGACGTGCAGGGCTTTGAGATGGAAGAACTGATGCACAGCCCCGCCGCCGTGCAAGCAGTGCTGCGCTACCTGTTCGCCCGCTTCGACGAACGTTTTGACGGCGCGCCCACGCTGCTGATCCTCGATGAAGCGTGGCTGTTCCTCGATGAGCCGTCCTTCGCGGCCCGCATCCGGCAATGGCTCAAGACGCTCAGAAAAAAGAACGTCAGCGTCATCTTTGCCACGCAGTCGCTGGCCGACATCAAGGACTCGACCATCGCGCCAGCCATCATCGAAAGCTGCGCGAGCAGGATCTTCTTACCTAACCCGCAGGCCACCGAGCCGCAGATTCGCACGATCTACGAAGGCTTCGGCTTGAACAGCCGCCAGATTGAGATCGTGGCGACCGCACAGCCCAAGCGCGATTACTACTACCAGTCGCGCCTCGGCAATCGCCTGTTCGACCTCGACCTGGGGCCTGTCGCGCTCGCATTCGCGGGCGCATCCACCCCTCAAGACCAACGCGATATTGACCGCGTGCTGACGCAGGCCGGCGCTCCCGGCTTCGCCGGCGCGTGGCTGCGCCATCGCGGCCTCGGCTGGGCCGCCGACCTGCTGCCGTCCGCTCCGGCGGCAGCTTCCTTTCTCGCTTCTCAACCGCTGGAGGTTTCACCATGA
- a CDS encoding VirB3 family type IV secretion system protein: protein MSKATDLPGFEVPLHRSLTEPILLGGAPRTVAIANGTLAAAVGLGLQLWIPGVVLWIVGHSLAVWGARVDPQFMQVFARHIKHRPLLDV from the coding sequence ATGAGTAAGGCCACCGATCTTCCGGGCTTTGAAGTGCCGCTGCATCGCTCGCTGACCGAGCCGATCCTGCTGGGCGGTGCGCCGCGCACCGTGGCGATTGCCAACGGCACGCTAGCCGCCGCCGTCGGGCTGGGCCTGCAACTGTGGATTCCCGGCGTGGTGCTCTGGATCGTCGGCCACTCGCTGGCCGTATGGGGTGCGCGCGTCGATCCGCAGTTCATGCAGGTCTTCGCGCGGCATATCAAACACCGCCCGCTTCTGGACGTGTGA
- a CDS encoding TrbC/VirB2 family protein, producing the protein MTHVDAFRLSVNPISRLSSMARLRHLARPAGQGLLLAALMLLLAGTAQAAGSSMPWEGPLTSILESIQGPVARIVAVIIIISTGLALAFGDTSGGFRKLIQIVFGLSIAFAASSFFLSFFSFSGGAVV; encoded by the coding sequence ATGACGCACGTTGATGCTTTCCGTCTTTCCGTAAATCCTATTTCTCGCCTGTCCAGCATGGCGCGGCTGCGCCACCTGGCCCGTCCCGCAGGGCAAGGGCTGCTGCTGGCCGCGCTGATGCTGTTGCTGGCGGGCACGGCGCAGGCCGCCGGTTCCTCGATGCCGTGGGAAGGGCCGCTGACCTCCATCCTCGAATCCATCCAAGGGCCAGTCGCCCGGATCGTGGCGGTGATCATCATCATCTCGACGGGGCTTGCGCTGGCGTTCGGTGATACCAGCGGCGGCTTTCGCAAGCTGATCCAGATCGTGTTCGGCCTGTCCATCGCGTTCGCCGCGTCCTCGTTCTTCCTGTCGTTCTTCAGCTTCTCCGGAGGGGCCGTCGTATGA
- the trbB gene encoding P-type conjugative transfer ATPase TrbB: MSAVPQIPPESRSSAAASQDRRIQMLRTAMGPLIAAALEDPDVVEIMLNPDRTLWVDRLSSGRSPLGVEMPEADGERIIRLVAAHVGAEVHRGQPLLTAELPETGERFEGILPPAAPGPAFALRKRAVSIIGLDRYVADGILTAGQAEFLRRAVRERQNILIAGGTSTGKTTLANALLAEIAATGDRVLVLEDTIELQCAARDHVPLRTRAGVVTMTELVRATMRLRPDRVIVGEVRGGEALDLVKVWGTGHPGGIATIHAGSALGALLRLEQLILEVAVNPPRALIAEAVNVVIHIAGRGRKRHVETISRVVGFDGAGYRLTDALETPFPELPPVPLAAAAAAPSSTPDQPGELP, from the coding sequence ATGAGTGCCGTTCCGCAGATTCCGCCTGAATCTCGCTCATCCGCCGCGGCGTCCCAGGATCGCCGCATCCAGATGCTGCGCACGGCGATGGGGCCGCTGATCGCCGCTGCGCTCGAAGATCCGGATGTTGTGGAAATCATGCTCAACCCCGATCGCACCCTGTGGGTGGATCGGCTGTCGTCGGGTCGCTCGCCGCTGGGCGTGGAGATGCCCGAGGCCGATGGTGAACGCATCATCCGCCTGGTCGCCGCGCATGTCGGCGCGGAGGTGCATCGCGGCCAGCCGCTCTTGACCGCCGAGTTGCCGGAAACCGGCGAGCGTTTCGAGGGCATCCTGCCTCCGGCCGCCCCGGGGCCAGCCTTCGCGCTACGCAAGCGGGCCGTGAGCATCATCGGCCTGGATCGCTACGTGGCCGACGGCATCCTGACCGCCGGGCAGGCCGAGTTCCTGCGCCGCGCCGTGCGCGAGCGGCAGAACATCCTGATCGCCGGCGGCACCAGCACCGGCAAGACCACGCTGGCGAACGCGCTGCTGGCCGAGATCGCCGCCACAGGCGACCGCGTGCTGGTGCTCGAAGACACCATCGAGCTGCAATGCGCGGCCCGCGACCATGTGCCGCTGCGCACCCGCGCCGGCGTCGTCACAATGACCGAGCTGGTGCGGGCCACGATGCGCCTGCGGCCTGACCGCGTGATCGTCGGCGAAGTGCGTGGCGGCGAAGCCCTGGACTTGGTGAAGGTCTGGGGCACCGGCCACCCCGGCGGCATTGCCACCATCCATGCCGGCTCCGCCTTGGGCGCACTGCTGCGTCTGGAGCAACTGATCCTCGAAGTGGCAGTGAATCCGCCCCGCGCCCTGATCGCCGAGGCGGTCAACGTGGTGATTCACATCGCAGGCCGTGGCCGCAAACGTCACGTCGAAACCATCTCCCGTGTCGTCGGCTTCGACGGTGCGGGCTATCGCCTGACAGATGCGCTGGAAACGCCGTTTCCCGAGCTGCCGCCGGTTCCTCTTGCAGCCGCTGCCGCTGCGCCTTCCTCGACCCCTGACCAACCTGGAGAACTGCCATGA
- a CDS encoding ribbon-helix-helix protein, CopG family, translated as MSQYRLNLFIQPEHAKRLDELAAKKGVSKSSIVAAALASWLSPDAGDQREAAIAKRLDRLSRQTERMERDQNIQIETLALFIRYFLTISTPVPEAHKDAARAQGKARFEQFVEQLGRHLLRGRSLVRDVVEELHPDPMRMDDAAAMASADERAAERAS; from the coding sequence ATGAGCCAATACCGCCTCAATCTTTTCATCCAGCCCGAGCACGCCAAGCGCCTGGATGAACTTGCCGCCAAGAAAGGCGTGTCCAAGTCCTCCATCGTCGCAGCGGCCTTGGCGTCCTGGCTGTCACCCGATGCGGGCGACCAGCGTGAGGCCGCCATTGCCAAGCGGCTGGATCGACTGTCGCGGCAGACCGAACGCATGGAGCGCGACCAGAACATCCAGATCGAAACGCTGGCGCTGTTCATCCGCTATTTCTTGACCATCAGCACGCCGGTGCCAGAAGCCCACAAGGACGCGGCCCGCGCCCAGGGCAAAGCGCGCTTCGAGCAGTTCGTCGAGCAGTTGGGTCGCCACCTGCTGCGTGGCCGCAGTCTGGTGCGCGACGTGGTGGAGGAACTGCACCCCGATCCGATGCGGATGGATGACGCAGCAGCGATGGCGTCCGCCGATGAGCGAGCTGCAGAGCGTGCGTCATGA
- a CDS encoding conjugal transfer protein TraG, with protein sequence MQGTNVLFGQIAVVIGIVIAGVWGATQWTAATLGYQVRLGSPWFDLLGVPVYHPWRLFEWWFFFDAYAPHVFDTGGAIAGGSGLFALLVAIAMSVWRSRQSRLVTTYGSARWADAVDIRKAGLTLPAGVFLGQHDDQYLRHEGPEHVLSFAPTRSGKGVGLVVPTLLSWPASAVIHDIKGENWKITAGWRSRFSHCLLFNPTDRQSAAYNPLLEVRRGAHEVRDVQNIADILVDPEGALEKRNHWEKTSHALLVGAILHVLYAGEDKTLRGVANFLSDPACPFELTLHRMMTTKHLGDAPHPVVASAAREVLNKSDNERSGVLSTAMSFLGLYRDPTVAEVTSRCDWRIADLISAEHPVSLYLVVPPSDISRTKPLIRLILNQIGRRLTESLDGSDGIARRHKLLLMLDEFPALGRLDFFESALAFMAGYGIRSFLIAQSLNQIDKAYGQNHSILDNCHVRVTFATNDERTAKRISETLGTATELRAQRNYAGHRLAPWLGHLMVSRQETARPLLTPGEVMQLPPEDAVVMVSSVAPIRAKKLRYYVDANFKDRVLPPPVLAVGRYADAPPARPDDWSGLAIPAVPTAPTSVSADGPGGTDDGGPRRQLELSETVAYEPELDACANDLELLDDDDLALPLPGQLDPAMQRTARLASLDPNDGIDL encoded by the coding sequence ATGCAAGGGACGAACGTTCTGTTCGGCCAGATCGCTGTGGTAATCGGCATCGTGATCGCCGGCGTCTGGGGCGCCACACAATGGACAGCAGCGACCCTTGGCTATCAAGTACGCCTCGGATCGCCCTGGTTCGATCTTCTAGGTGTACCGGTTTATCACCCGTGGCGCTTGTTCGAATGGTGGTTCTTCTTTGATGCCTACGCGCCGCACGTCTTCGACACAGGCGGTGCGATTGCGGGTGGTAGCGGTTTGTTCGCTTTACTCGTCGCCATCGCCATGTCGGTATGGCGTTCTCGGCAGTCGCGGCTGGTTACGACTTATGGTTCGGCACGCTGGGCCGATGCCGTCGACATCCGCAAAGCTGGACTGACCCTCCCGGCGGGCGTCTTCCTCGGCCAACACGACGACCAATACCTCCGACATGAGGGGCCGGAACATGTCCTGAGCTTCGCACCCACGCGCTCGGGCAAGGGCGTGGGCTTGGTGGTGCCTACGTTGCTTTCGTGGCCGGCGTCCGCCGTCATTCACGACATTAAGGGAGAGAACTGGAAGATCACGGCGGGCTGGCGTTCGCGCTTTTCGCACTGCCTGCTTTTCAACCCCACCGATAGGCAGTCGGCCGCCTACAACCCGCTGCTTGAAGTCCGGCGCGGCGCACATGAAGTGCGCGACGTGCAGAACATCGCCGACATTCTGGTTGACCCTGAAGGTGCGTTAGAGAAGCGCAATCATTGGGAGAAGACCAGCCACGCGCTACTGGTCGGTGCAATCTTGCATGTTCTGTACGCAGGCGAGGACAAGACGCTGCGCGGCGTCGCCAACTTCCTCAGCGACCCGGCGTGTCCGTTCGAGCTGACGCTGCACCGGATGATGACGACGAAGCACCTGGGCGATGCGCCTCACCCGGTTGTCGCATCCGCTGCCCGCGAAGTGCTCAACAAGTCGGACAACGAGCGATCGGGCGTGCTCTCCACCGCCATGTCGTTTCTCGGCCTGTACCGCGACCCGACCGTGGCCGAAGTCACATCGCGCTGCGATTGGCGCATCGCCGACCTGATTTCCGCCGAGCACCCGGTATCGCTCTATCTGGTGGTGCCGCCCTCCGACATAAGCCGCACCAAGCCGCTGATCCGGCTCATCTTGAACCAGATCGGGCGGCGGCTGACCGAATCGCTCGACGGCAGCGATGGCATCGCGCGCCGGCACAAGCTGCTGCTGATGCTGGACGAGTTTCCGGCGCTGGGTCGCCTCGATTTTTTCGAGTCCGCGCTTGCCTTCATGGCCGGCTACGGCATCCGCAGCTTTCTCATCGCTCAAAGCCTGAACCAGATCGACAAGGCGTATGGGCAGAACCATTCCATCCTCGACAACTGCCATGTCCGGGTGACTTTCGCCACCAACGACGAAAGGACGGCGAAAAGGATTTCCGAAACCCTCGGCACCGCCACCGAGCTTCGCGCGCAGCGCAACTACGCGGGCCACCGCCTCGCTCCGTGGCTGGGGCACCTGATGGTGTCGCGTCAGGAAACTGCACGTCCGCTGCTGACGCCCGGCGAGGTGATGCAGCTTCCACCTGAGGACGCCGTAGTCATGGTGTCCAGCGTTGCCCCGATCCGCGCGAAGAAGCTGCGTTACTACGTCGACGCCAATTTCAAGGATCGCGTCCTGCCACCGCCCGTGCTCGCAGTCGGGAGGTACGCCGACGCGCCGCCAGCCCGCCCCGACGACTGGAGCGGCTTGGCGATCCCGGCCGTACCTACGGCGCCGACCTCGGTATCCGCCGATGGTCCGGGCGGCACCGATGACGGCGGCCCGCGCCGCCAGCTCGAACTCTCCGAAACCGTCGCCTACGAGCCCGAGTTGGACGCGTGTGCGAACGACCTGGAGCTGCTCGATGACGACGACCTGGCGCTCCCGCTTCCCGGCCAGCTCGACCCGGCCATGCAGCGCACGGCCCGGCTGGCTTCTCTCGACCCCAACGACGGAATCGACCTATGA
- a CDS encoding LysR family transcriptional regulator, whose protein sequence is MKNIKSMDLNLLKALDALLDERNVTRAAARLGLTQPALSGMLTRLRESFGDPLFARSQRGIVPTQRALDLGMPVKQVLAEIDALLQPPSFNPATAQLTFSIAATDYALRAVAVPFLSALKRHAPRVRVSLVPVESGQLQNQLERGQIDLALLTPEITPPNLHARELFKEHYVCVLREDHPAAMGRKLTVKQFCALDHALVSYDGGGFRGVTDDALEQLGKRRSVTLSVKSFLILPDILRASDMVAILPSRLVAGMDKLAISLPPVKIPGFTKTAAWHERTHHDPAHRWIRALLFTSCANNK, encoded by the coding sequence ATGAAAAATATCAAGAGTATGGATCTCAACTTGCTCAAGGCGCTGGACGCATTGTTAGACGAACGCAATGTGACACGGGCGGCGGCCCGTCTGGGACTAACCCAGCCGGCCTTGAGTGGCATGCTGACGCGGTTGCGCGAGAGCTTCGGTGACCCGCTTTTCGCGCGCTCGCAGCGGGGTATCGTTCCAACGCAGCGGGCGCTGGATCTAGGGATGCCTGTCAAGCAGGTGCTCGCCGAAATCGACGCGCTGCTCCAGCCACCTTCCTTCAATCCGGCCACCGCACAACTGACCTTCTCCATCGCCGCGACGGACTATGCGCTGCGTGCCGTTGCTGTCCCATTTCTATCGGCACTTAAACGGCACGCACCGCGTGTACGAGTCTCATTAGTGCCAGTCGAGAGCGGGCAGCTACAGAACCAGCTTGAGCGCGGTCAGATCGATTTAGCCCTCCTGACGCCAGAGATCACTCCGCCAAATCTGCATGCCCGAGAGCTGTTCAAGGAACACTATGTGTGTGTCCTGCGGGAAGACCATCCTGCGGCTATGGGGCGCAAGCTGACCGTTAAACAGTTCTGTGCTCTCGACCATGCGCTTGTTTCCTACGATGGTGGAGGTTTCCGCGGCGTCACCGACGATGCGCTAGAACAGTTGGGCAAACGACGCAGCGTCACACTGTCGGTCAAGAGCTTTCTGATCTTGCCAGACATCCTGCGTGCCAGTGACATGGTTGCGATCTTGCCGAGCCGCTTGGTCGCCGGTATGGACAAGCTGGCTATCTCCCTGCCGCCGGTGAAGATACCGGGGTTCACCAAGACGGCTGCTTGGCACGAACGCACCCATCACGATCCAGCACATCGCTGGATACGAGCACTGCTGTTCACTTCCTGTGCTAACAACAAGTAG